A part of Paenibacillus sp. 481 genomic DNA contains:
- a CDS encoding cell wall-binding repeat-containing protein, which produces MKQHWVKGTVIFTAAALLLTGCFENENQPTTGAVGTPDTAQSAVGNTNGAIPWLATKNTTRINTSDPYEAAVLVSQTLWMANRDDNRPGGVVIANPDAWQIALASTDLVHHPNNGPVLYASKDEIPAVTLNELKRLQPTGVPANQGIQVILVGDFSAKVENQLKQAGYKIDKLAGSDPVEVAKQIDAYYAKAAGELPMSVVVGNVDAPDYTLPAGNWIAHMPEPLLYVKQDELPQATIEALQLRKGKANIYLMGPASIISDKVAQQLGQYGSVKRIAGKDAYDQAVAFSKYQDKATGFGWGVTTPGHNLSFLSKDSSPALVVAAAPFSHLGKHAPMIWTDKDKMPSSVMDYVMSLQPKYKQSPAEGPYNHAWITGGENLISGPAQGEIDAMLEIVSVTGAGHGGGHGGGHGGMNHGQAPAAGGQPSQASQPATPAQPSEPSQPADATDPDKKEEDTHSGH; this is translated from the coding sequence ATGAAGCAACATTGGGTAAAAGGGACGGTCATCTTTACAGCGGCTGCCTTATTGTTAACAGGGTGTTTTGAAAATGAAAACCAACCAACGACGGGTGCCGTTGGTACACCAGATACAGCGCAATCAGCGGTCGGTAACACGAACGGTGCGATCCCTTGGTTAGCTACAAAAAACACGACCCGCATCAACACTTCCGATCCGTATGAAGCGGCTGTGCTCGTATCGCAGACATTATGGATGGCGAATCGGGATGACAATCGTCCGGGCGGTGTCGTAATCGCCAATCCGGACGCATGGCAAATTGCCTTAGCGAGCACGGATCTCGTGCATCATCCGAACAATGGGCCCGTCCTATACGCGAGCAAGGACGAGATTCCAGCTGTAACCTTGAATGAGTTGAAGCGGCTGCAGCCAACAGGTGTGCCTGCCAATCAAGGCATACAAGTCATTTTGGTCGGAGACTTTTCGGCTAAAGTCGAGAATCAGTTGAAGCAGGCCGGCTACAAAATCGATAAGCTAGCAGGCTCTGACCCGGTGGAAGTCGCCAAACAAATCGACGCCTATTACGCCAAGGCTGCTGGAGAGTTGCCGATGTCTGTTGTAGTCGGCAACGTAGATGCACCAGACTATACGCTCCCTGCGGGCAACTGGATTGCTCATATGCCAGAGCCGCTATTGTACGTGAAGCAGGACGAGCTACCGCAAGCGACAATAGAAGCTTTGCAATTGCGAAAAGGCAAAGCGAACATCTATTTGATGGGCCCAGCGTCGATTATTTCAGACAAGGTTGCCCAACAATTAGGGCAATACGGTAGTGTTAAGCGCATCGCAGGTAAGGATGCGTACGATCAGGCCGTAGCCTTTTCCAAGTATCAAGATAAGGCTACTGGCTTTGGCTGGGGAGTTACGACACCTGGTCATAACTTAAGTTTCCTAAGCAAAGACAGTTCGCCAGCGCTAGTCGTTGCTGCTGCTCCGTTCTCGCATTTAGGCAAGCATGCGCCTATGATTTGGACGGATAAGGACAAGATGCCTAGCTCCGTCATGGACTACGTTATGAGCTTGCAGCCGAAGTACAAGCAGTCGCCAGCGGAAGGGCCATACAACCACGCATGGATTACGGGTGGAGAGAACCTTATTTCGGGACCAGCTCAGGGTGAGATCGATGCCATGCTGGAAATCGTCTCCGTTACAGGCGCTGGGCACGGTGGTGGCCATGGCGGTGGGCATGGTGGCATGAATCATGGTCAAGCGCCAGCTGCTGGAGGACAGCCATCGCAAGCGTCACAACCGGCAACGCCAGCACAGCCTTCAGAACCGTCACAACCAGCAGACGCGACAGACCCAGATAAAAAGGAAGAAGATACTCATAGCGGTCATTAA
- a CDS encoding sensor histidine kinase, translated as MRNHNRLSVRWTWILFSLTACILLMVTVIVVSSIHMHVEMFQAEHAPISDVHMTDNWGKHLEQAIVESILWTLLGALLLAIIVSMYVARKISAPLVEMKRVAESMARGKYAARIAHHHTDAGELGQLSQAINHLAARLEQQEQLRVSMTDNIAHELRTPLTTLKSHMLALRDGVWEATPSRIASCYEEIERLAGLVDDLQELNELKQPEFGLSFSEVKLDELVQESIQLMEAAYYEKGVAISAHLASDVHMKGDPQRLKQVLLNLLSNALKFTPASAGQVHVLVQDNVEHIEIIVEDNGIGIAADDIPFLFERFYRADKARGRSTGGSGIGLSIVQTIVEAHGGEVWAESGAQGSRIHVQFVKEKL; from the coding sequence ATGCGAAATCATAATCGTTTGTCTGTCCGTTGGACGTGGATTTTATTTTCATTAACCGCGTGCATTTTGCTTATGGTGACGGTTATCGTCGTCTCAAGCATTCATATGCATGTAGAGATGTTCCAGGCTGAACATGCGCCAATTTCGGATGTGCACATGACAGACAATTGGGGCAAACATTTAGAGCAGGCCATCGTGGAATCGATATTGTGGACGCTGTTAGGCGCCCTATTGTTGGCGATTATCGTCAGCATGTATGTCGCACGGAAAATTTCAGCTCCTCTAGTTGAGATGAAGCGTGTTGCCGAATCGATGGCGCGCGGAAAATATGCCGCGCGGATCGCACATCATCATACGGACGCCGGTGAGTTGGGGCAACTAAGTCAGGCTATTAATCATTTGGCGGCTAGGCTTGAGCAGCAGGAGCAATTGCGCGTATCGATGACCGACAATATTGCCCATGAGTTGCGCACACCATTAACGACGTTAAAGAGTCATATGCTTGCTTTACGAGACGGCGTATGGGAAGCAACGCCGAGCCGCATTGCGTCTTGTTACGAGGAAATCGAGCGCCTAGCTGGCCTCGTCGATGATTTGCAGGAGCTGAATGAGTTGAAGCAGCCTGAATTTGGGCTCTCATTTTCCGAAGTGAAGTTGGATGAATTGGTGCAAGAATCGATTCAGCTAATGGAAGCCGCTTACTATGAAAAAGGAGTCGCCATTTCTGCTCACCTTGCAAGTGACGTACATATGAAGGGCGATCCCCAGCGATTAAAGCAGGTGCTGCTTAATTTATTATCGAATGCGTTAAAATTTACGCCTGCATCGGCAGGTCAAGTTCATGTGCTTGTGCAAGACAATGTGGAACATATTGAAATCATCGTCGAAGATAATGGCATTGGTATTGCGGCTGACGATATTCCGTTTCTGTTTGAGCGATTTTATCGTGCAGACAAGGCACGGGGGCGATCAACAGGCGGAAGCGGGATTGGGCTATCGATTGTGCAGACAATCGTAGAGGCGCATGGTGGCGAAGTGTGGGCGGAGAGTGGAGCGCAGGGCAGTCGCATTCATGTGCAATTTGTAAAAGAGAAGTTGTAA
- a CDS encoding response regulator transcription factor, translating to MKTVLVVDDEAKIREVIVSYLHRAGYRTAEAGTGLEAIHIIEQQNMNMVVLDLMLPDLSGEEVCRSVRKLSSVPIIMLTAKSSASSKINGLTLGADDYIVKPFDPNELVARIRTVLRRTEGESLLADRMSFDNDALTLDAVQHKVYVHQSEIGLTPNEYKLLLVMARHPQRMFTREELIEKVLGFDYVGDERTIDQHIKNLRQKVEADPKKPRYIVTVFGKGYRFQGS from the coding sequence ATGAAGACGGTGCTCGTCGTGGATGATGAAGCCAAAATACGTGAAGTAATCGTGTCATATTTACATCGTGCCGGCTATCGTACCGCAGAAGCGGGTACGGGGCTAGAGGCTATACATATAATTGAACAGCAAAATATGAATATGGTTGTGTTGGATTTAATGCTACCTGATTTGTCTGGGGAGGAAGTGTGCCGCAGCGTGCGCAAGCTTAGCTCGGTTCCTATTATTATGCTGACGGCAAAGTCATCGGCATCGTCGAAAATTAATGGCCTGACGCTAGGTGCGGACGATTACATCGTCAAGCCGTTTGACCCGAATGAGCTGGTAGCCCGAATTCGTACGGTTCTGCGGCGGACAGAGGGAGAATCGCTGCTCGCCGATCGGATGTCGTTCGATAACGATGCACTCACCTTAGATGCGGTACAGCATAAAGTATATGTGCATCAATCAGAAATAGGCCTGACGCCTAATGAGTACAAGCTGCTACTCGTTATGGCTAGGCACCCGCAGCGTATGTTTACACGTGAAGAGTTAATTGAAAAGGTGCTCGGCTTTGATTATGTGGGAGATGAACGTACTATCGATCAACACATCAAAAATTTACGCCAAAAGGTAGAGGCTGATCCAAAAAAACCGCGTTACATTGTGACGGTTTTCGGTAAAGGCTATCGTTTTCAGGGCAGCTAG
- a CDS encoding GAP1-N2 domain-containing protein codes for MSSFHPKPIQQQMYTRERRGIFRSTEGYDTIAKSRGLDSSFIKKVIHPFCVYDAPTELTVRGEKDAALYPAAMHLFHTDSGETVLGVSQYQAADFTGLRSAFFAHNYIISAEQSAEIVANYPSWLNASFTDSYDIERGMELAELERLPVVGKQLAASSHKALLTELNIHEKLFKQLLFAVMSAVAGKKKVYVALDVPIEHVSERAKLLLEVLYACLPHAIRRQLGFMTYANEPQSKKAIHLMFVEKGSLRPNDRNIEKDYTFDIATGRVTNVELDWSAQPYLDFAWSNLGRLERAESFYSFAELMLADMELPRKSALTSYHELAVLYQIEEGGIASYEANKSTVLRSLLDYLAPQGALVGKRRLNELFLALFKREFDAVKLGAVPEPSLVECFKDYYRLAGSGIEGALVECMIRTINNASAPAFSTSSSFASSNSPSRKTGTGVSAFYEIVEQNPALSKAFFDKLLDSGLAATLFEPYILTKFQAAPRARDVINSVQEWSRIHPQVLRLPAFADLAKGQLVDKLEREVDLVAAVNEAREQLGKLRHASLSDELFNSFYVTVSLMLLTNVKLDSLTKEQLLQMDLFKQAGEVSALVAPLEQRLKSKAAVMQSAYRWFSERAPDETVFDGITSMEMDSVQQLGRSWLQHEVEPTQFERMVLAYYRIANDDMLIEYGALLHFVHKHAKEKQTVYAFINWSAKHPDFTQGRKLHPTYAAAILTYFKKHDRDAFKKRSNRKQYFNTAVPTLKVVYDKAKLELSSPLIRFFSRSKRSILLGSIISVSVAVIGAGAYYGLQAAGVINKDKGPVAQVDVPALTPVDTEASKEAGATSKDPKAGAEEPLVYVEQVQGSGKAGSTGNAAGKGGKMQMVFRFASEQVCQSFSATSIVIEKPDGTNEAFGAFNPVSMCDAKSDDNPVKANKGSQDGENSSTSTANNETAGSTQNNERNESNVANNNSKAAVGEGEKPQTLQTPQDGQAQPNLEAYPYSVTFQLGTGVDIPKDSKVRIGEKVYPLLDMQSETVKKEGSK; via the coding sequence GTGAGTTCATTTCATCCCAAGCCGATTCAGCAGCAAATGTATACGCGGGAGAGAAGAGGTATTTTTCGCTCTACCGAAGGTTACGATACGATTGCCAAATCGAGAGGGCTGGATAGCTCGTTTATTAAAAAGGTAATTCACCCGTTCTGCGTATACGATGCCCCGACTGAACTGACTGTGCGTGGCGAGAAGGATGCTGCGTTATATCCCGCAGCGATGCATTTGTTTCATACCGATAGCGGGGAAACGGTGCTCGGGGTCAGTCAGTATCAGGCGGCGGACTTTACAGGTTTGCGCAGTGCCTTTTTTGCGCACAACTATATCATTTCTGCGGAGCAGTCCGCGGAAATTGTGGCGAACTACCCGTCGTGGCTGAACGCCTCCTTTACGGATAGCTACGATATTGAAAGAGGCATGGAGCTTGCTGAGCTGGAACGCTTGCCTGTGGTCGGGAAGCAGCTTGCAGCCTCATCTCACAAGGCGCTACTTACAGAATTGAACATCCACGAGAAGCTGTTCAAGCAATTGCTGTTTGCGGTTATGTCTGCTGTCGCAGGCAAGAAAAAAGTGTACGTCGCGCTGGACGTTCCGATTGAGCACGTATCGGAACGAGCAAAGCTGCTGCTCGAGGTGCTGTATGCATGTTTGCCGCATGCGATTCGACGGCAGCTCGGGTTTATGACTTATGCGAATGAGCCGCAAAGTAAAAAAGCGATTCATTTGATGTTCGTGGAGAAGGGCAGCTTGCGCCCTAACGACCGCAATATCGAGAAGGATTATACTTTCGATATCGCTACGGGGCGGGTAACGAATGTCGAGTTGGATTGGTCGGCCCAGCCGTATTTGGATTTCGCATGGAGCAATCTTGGTCGTCTGGAGCGGGCAGAGAGCTTCTATTCGTTTGCCGAGTTGATGCTGGCGGATATGGAACTGCCGCGTAAATCAGCGCTGACCAGCTATCATGAACTAGCTGTCCTCTACCAAATTGAAGAGGGCGGTATCGCTAGTTATGAGGCGAATAAAAGTACGGTTCTGCGGAGCTTGCTCGATTATTTGGCACCACAAGGAGCACTCGTAGGCAAAAGAAGGCTGAATGAGTTGTTTCTCGCGTTGTTTAAGCGCGAGTTCGACGCTGTTAAGTTAGGTGCCGTACCGGAGCCGTCGCTTGTTGAGTGCTTTAAAGATTACTATCGACTTGCTGGGAGCGGCATCGAAGGTGCGTTGGTCGAATGTATGATTCGCACCATTAATAATGCGTCCGCACCTGCATTTTCAACATCATCTTCGTTTGCATCGTCTAATTCGCCGAGTCGCAAGACGGGAACAGGTGTCTCAGCTTTTTATGAAATAGTTGAGCAGAATCCAGCGCTTAGTAAGGCTTTCTTTGATAAATTGCTCGACAGTGGGCTGGCGGCCACATTGTTTGAGCCGTATATATTGACGAAGTTTCAAGCAGCTCCACGAGCAAGGGATGTCATTAATTCGGTGCAGGAGTGGAGTAGAATTCACCCACAGGTGCTGAGGCTGCCTGCTTTTGCGGACTTGGCAAAAGGGCAGTTGGTGGACAAGCTTGAACGGGAAGTGGATTTAGTTGCGGCAGTGAATGAGGCACGTGAGCAGTTAGGGAAGTTGCGTCATGCTTCGCTAAGCGATGAACTGTTCAATTCCTTTTACGTGACGGTAAGTTTAATGTTGTTAACGAATGTGAAACTGGACTCGTTGACGAAAGAACAGTTGCTGCAAATGGATTTGTTCAAGCAAGCAGGCGAAGTTAGTGCATTAGTGGCGCCGCTTGAGCAACGGCTGAAATCGAAGGCAGCGGTCATGCAATCCGCTTATCGCTGGTTTAGTGAGCGTGCCCCTGATGAAACGGTATTCGACGGCATTACGTCGATGGAAATGGACAGTGTGCAGCAATTAGGGCGCTCTTGGTTGCAGCATGAAGTTGAGCCAACTCAATTCGAGCGCATGGTGCTGGCCTATTATCGGATTGCGAATGACGACATGCTGATTGAGTACGGAGCATTGCTTCATTTTGTGCACAAGCATGCAAAAGAGAAGCAAACCGTGTATGCGTTTATCAATTGGTCGGCCAAGCATCCTGACTTTACGCAAGGAAGAAAGCTGCATCCAACTTATGCAGCGGCCATTTTAACTTATTTTAAGAAGCATGATCGGGATGCGTTTAAGAAACGGTCTAATCGCAAGCAATATTTCAACACAGCGGTTCCTACGCTTAAAGTGGTGTATGACAAGGCCAAGTTGGAGTTGTCATCACCGCTGATCCGATTTTTTTCACGCAGCAAAAGATCGATTCTGCTAGGTAGCATCATCTCCGTATCCGTTGCCGTAATTGGTGCGGGGGCTTATTATGGGCTACAGGCCGCGGGTGTTATTAATAAGGATAAGGGGCCGGTTGCACAGGTCGACGTTCCTGCGTTAACTCCTGTAGATACTGAAGCTTCGAAAGAGGCAGGAGCCACATCTAAAGATCCGAAAGCTGGGGCCGAAGAACCTTTGGTGTATGTGGAGCAGGTGCAGGGAAGCGGGAAGGCAGGCAGTACTGGCAACGCTGCGGGCAAAGGCGGAAAGATGCAAATGGTGTTCCGCTTCGCAAGCGAGCAAGTGTGTCAATCTTTTAGCGCGACTAGTATTGTGATAGAAAAGCCTGATGGTACAAATGAGGCATTTGGCGCGTTTAATCCGGTATCGATGTGTGATGCGAAGTCCGATGATAACCCGGTTAAAGCAAATAAGGGCAGCCAAGACGGTGAAAATAGCAGTACAAGTACGGCTAACAATGAAACTGCAGGTAGTACTCAAAATAATGAACGTAATGAAAGTAATGTAGCGAACAACAATTCTAAAGCGGCAGTAGGAGAAGGCGAGAAGCCACAAACGCTGCAAACGCCGCAGGATGGACAGGCGCAGCCTAATTTAGAGGCATATCCTTATTCGGTCACATTCCAGCTTGGAACAGGTGTCGACATACCTAAGGATAGCAAAGTCCGTATTGGAGAGAAAGTGTACCCGCTGTTAGATATGCAGAGTGAAACTGTGAAGAAAGAAGGTTCGAAATAG
- a CDS encoding beta-mannanase, giving the protein MQFIEADSTSPVISDCVHQIDDDRCTLRWRWPDGVQAVFIHKADADAVRSEPTSASQMKLYTKDEYKANNGYHDRIEGIGRYVYTIYACANSATIADTVLIRQQHGENQLLVSTGKAKIYFSIRHKSSLFRKYKTVQIEVKAEVPFSKDVLCYVKKQGGSPLNKEDGTMYPFVGDFAAGRNVLPVIEVGKDDYVRLFFTDGRRYGHMYELVPE; this is encoded by the coding sequence ATGCAGTTCATCGAAGCGGATTCCACTTCGCCCGTTATTTCCGATTGCGTGCACCAAATTGATGACGATCGCTGCACACTGCGCTGGCGCTGGCCGGACGGTGTGCAGGCCGTATTTATTCATAAAGCAGATGCGGATGCTGTTAGGAGCGAGCCGACTTCTGCCTCTCAGATGAAGCTATATACGAAAGATGAATACAAAGCGAATAACGGTTACCATGACCGAATTGAAGGTATCGGGCGGTACGTGTACACGATTTATGCCTGTGCCAATTCGGCAACGATTGCAGACACCGTGCTTATTCGTCAGCAACACGGCGAGAATCAGCTGCTAGTGAGCACAGGCAAGGCCAAAATTTATTTTTCCATTCGGCATAAAAGCAGCTTGTTTCGCAAATACAAGACGGTGCAAATCGAGGTGAAGGCGGAAGTGCCTTTTTCCAAGGACGTGCTCTGTTATGTCAAAAAACAAGGCGGTTCGCCGCTGAACAAAGAGGACGGAACGATGTATCCGTTCGTGGGGGATTTTGCAGCTGGTCGCAATGTGCTGCCTGTGATTGAAGTAGGCAAGGACGATTATGTGCGCTTATTTTTTACCGATGGTCGTCGATATGGGCATATGTACGAGTTAGTACCGGAATAG
- a CDS encoding vWA domain-containing protein, whose amino-acid sequence MQRKINLLLVLFSLIGGFIGFIAGEIVLQMYTGELPGIVLTGLYFGILALCIGLSCLVAEMIKPQLNGQSWRQRYVAASWKLLIPATLVMLFVLGLALDFVYKVNLGSVKSVKDIVLVIDNSGSMEKTDPRDDRYKAAKQLVGEMDSDKRVAIITFNSQAELLQPFVQLSDQATKDSVMGKIDSIKKTTDGTDIGLAMTEAMDHIRDHDESGRGKMVILLSDGFSQLDRNKVLSPYIEQGIAANTIGLSLVDAQGSNLLRDIAEQTGGRYYDVANTEDLSFIFQKIYDSIDDRSLITERKGPLSDSTYYAVLRVVALVLIGAAIGVALGLVFDNRFLARSFAIGGVVAGLIAGLLLEAGLSGQWFTDGVTRLLADLILAGVIAMFTIIVPIKESGQLYDARNRAGRAGRAGDGFAERPTDNTSRGF is encoded by the coding sequence ATGCAGCGAAAAATAAATTTGCTCTTAGTGTTGTTCAGCTTGATCGGAGGCTTTATTGGCTTTATTGCGGGTGAAATTGTGCTGCAAATGTATACGGGTGAGCTGCCGGGTATCGTGCTGACAGGCCTGTACTTCGGCATTCTTGCCTTGTGTATCGGCCTGTCTTGCCTTGTGGCTGAAATGATCAAGCCACAGCTCAACGGTCAATCATGGCGACAGCGGTATGTGGCCGCTTCTTGGAAGCTGCTTATACCAGCGACACTCGTAATGCTGTTTGTACTCGGGCTGGCGCTCGATTTTGTATACAAAGTCAATCTTGGCAGTGTGAAATCTGTTAAAGATATTGTGCTCGTGATCGACAATTCGGGCAGCATGGAAAAGACCGATCCGCGAGACGATCGGTATAAGGCGGCTAAACAATTAGTAGGTGAGATGGATTCAGATAAGAGAGTAGCTATCATCACGTTTAATAGTCAGGCTGAACTGTTACAGCCGTTTGTGCAATTATCGGATCAAGCTACCAAGGATAGTGTAATGGGGAAGATAGATTCCATTAAGAAAACGACAGATGGTACAGACATTGGTCTCGCTATGACAGAAGCTATGGATCACATTCGGGATCATGATGAATCTGGACGCGGTAAAATGGTCATTTTGCTGTCAGATGGGTTTAGCCAGCTCGATCGCAACAAAGTGTTGTCTCCATATATCGAGCAGGGCATCGCAGCGAATACGATTGGGCTTAGTCTAGTAGATGCGCAAGGCTCGAATCTATTGCGAGACATCGCAGAACAGACGGGCGGACGTTATTACGATGTTGCCAATACCGAAGATTTGTCGTTCATATTCCAAAAAATTTATGACAGCATCGATGATCGCTCGCTTATTACCGAGCGGAAAGGTCCGTTGAGTGATAGCACCTACTATGCAGTACTACGCGTTGTAGCGCTTGTTCTCATTGGCGCGGCAATCGGTGTGGCACTTGGCCTCGTGTTCGACAATCGCTTTCTTGCTAGAAGCTTTGCGATCGGCGGCGTGGTGGCTGGACTTATCGCTGGCTTGCTGCTGGAAGCGGGCTTGTCAGGGCAATGGTTTACGGACGGTGTAACGCGCTTGTTAGCAGACCTTATTTTAGCAGGTGTGATCGCCATGTTCACGATTATTGTCCCGATTAAGGAAAGCGGTCAGCTATACGATGCTAGAAATCGGGCTGGTCGTGCCGGGCGTGCAGGAGATGGCTTTGCCGAGCGGCCAACGGATAACACAAGCAGAGGATTTTAA